The Apodemus sylvaticus chromosome 5, mApoSyl1.1, whole genome shotgun sequence genome has a segment encoding these proteins:
- the Zbtb6 gene encoding zinc finger and BTB domain-containing protein 6: MAAESDVLHFQFEQQGDVVLQKMNLLRQQNLFCDVSIYINDTEFQGHKVILAACSTFMRDQFLLTQSKHVRITILQSAEVGRKLLLSCYTGALEVKRKELLKYLTAASYLQMVHIVEKCTEALSKYLEIDLSMKNNQHTDLCQSSDTDVKNEEENSDKDCEIIEISEDSPVNLDFHVKEEESNALQSAAETLTSERRGMQSPELCTVDGGFKENEICILHVESISTDDVENGQFSQPCTSSKTGMYFPETQHSLINSTVENRVTEVPGNTHQGLFSENSDGSHGTVSEIQNLDENISLRHQCPRCPRGFLHVENYLRHLKMHKLFLCLQCGKTFTQKKNLNRHIRGHMGIRPFQCTVCLKTFTAKSTLQDHLNIHSGDRPYKCHCCDMDFKHKSALKKHLTSVHGRSSGEKLSRPDLKRQNLL, from the coding sequence ATGGCTGCTGAGTCTGATGTTCTACACTTCCAGTTTGAACAGCAAGGCGATGTGGTCCTACAGAAAATGAATCTCTTGAGACAGCAGAATTTATTTTGCGATGTATCCATTTATATTAACGATACTGAGTTCCAGGGTCACAAGGTGATTCTGGCTGCTTGCTCCACTTTCATGAGAGATCAGTTTTTACTCACACAGTCAAAACATGTCCGCATCACCATTCTGCAGAGTGCAGAAGTTGGCAGGAAGCTGCTGTTGTCCTGCTATACTGGGGCGCTTGAAGTGAAAAGGAAAGAGCTACTGAAATACTTGACTGCTGCCAGCTACCTTCAGATGGTTCACATTGTAGAGAAATGCACGGAAGCGTTGTCAAAGTATTTGGAGATTGATCTTTCTATGAAAAATAACCAACACACTGACTTGTGTCAGTCTTCAGATACAGATGTtaagaatgaagaagaaaattctgATAAAGACTGTGAGATCATTGAAATTTCAGAAGATAGTCCTGTAAACCTAGATTTCCATGTCAAAGAGGAGGAAAGCAATGCATTGCAATCTGCTGCAGAGACACTGACATCAGAGCGAAGGGGAATGCAGTCACCAGAGCTCTGTACAGTAGATGGTGGCTTTAAAGAGAATGAAATTTGTATCCTCCATGTAGAATCCATCAGTACAGATGATGTAGAAAATGGGCAGTTTTCACAGCCTTGTACCTCATCCAAAACAGGCATGTATTTCCCTGAAACCCAGCATTCGTTGATCAATTCTACAGTTGAGAACAGAGTGACAGAAGTTCCTGGAAATACACATCAAGGGTTGTTTTCTGAGAATTCTGATGGAAGTCATGGTACAGTAAGTGAGATTCAGAATCTGGATGAGAACATTTCCTTGAGGCACCAGTGCCCCAGGTGTCCAAGGGGCTTTCTTCATGTAGAAAACTATCTTCGCCACCTTAAGATGCATAAACTCTTTTTGTGCTTGCAGTGTGGGAAAACatttacacagaagaaaaatCTTAACCGTCACATTCGAGGACACATGGGTATACGGCCCTTTCAGTGtactgtgtgtctgaagaccttTACTGCTAAAAGCACACTTCAGGACCACTTGAACATACACAGTGGGGACCGGCCATATAAATGCCATTGTTGTGATATGGATTTCAAACACAAATCTGCTCTCAAAAAACACTTAACCTCTGTTCATGGCAGGAGCAGTGGTGAAAAATTATCTAGGCCTGATCTCAAACGGCAGAATCTACTGTAA
- the Zbtb26 gene encoding zinc finger and BTB domain-containing protein 26 → MSERSDLLHFKFENYGDSMLQKMNKLREENKFCDVTVLIDDVEVQGHKIVFAAGSPFLRDQFLLNDSREVKISILQSSEVGKQLLLSCYSGVLEFPEMELVNYLTAASFLQMSHIVERCTQALWKFIKPKQPMDSKEGSEPQSASPQSKEQQGDARGSPKQDLPCIHPSEDSMDMEDSDIQIVKVESIGDVSEDRSKKDQNQYISSETTALHSSEPQHSLINSTVENRVNELDQSHLHNYALSYTGNDDIIMTSKDVFGPNIRGVDKGLQWHHQCPKCTRVFRHLENYANHLKMHKLFMCLLCGKTFTQKGNLHRHMRVHAGIKPFQCKICGKTFSQKCSLQDHLNLHSGDKPHKCNYCDMVFAHKPVLRKHLKQLHGKNSFDNANERSVQDLTVDFDSFACTTVTDSNCQPQPDATQVLDAGKLTQAVLSLRSDSTCVN, encoded by the coding sequence ATGTCTGAAAGATCAGATCTCCTTCACTTCAAGTTTGAAAATTATGGAGATTCAATGttacaaaaaatgaacaaattaagAGAAGAGAATAAATTTTGTGATGTTACAGTTCTCATAGATGATGTTGAGGTGCAGGGgcataaaattgtttttgctgCAGGTTCCCCTTTCTTAAGAGACCAATTTTTACTGAATGATTCCCGAGAGGTGAAAATCTCCATATTACAGAGTTCTGAAGTGGGGAAACAATTGCTCTTATCCTGTTATAGTGGTGTGCTGGAATTCCCTGAGATGGAACTGGTAAATTACTTGACTGCTGCGAGTTTTCTTCAGATGAGCCACATTGTAGAACGGTGCACACAGGCGCTGTGGAAGTTTATAAAGCCAAAACAACCAATGGATAGTAAAGAGGGATCTGAACCACAGAGTGCTTCTCCCCAGTCGAAAGAACAGCAGGGAGATGCCAGAGGCTCTCCAAAACAGGACTTACCTTGTATTCATCCATCTGAAGACAGTATGGATATGGAGGACAGTGATATTCAGATTGTTAAGGTAGAATCTATTGGGGATGTATCAGAGGATAGAAGTAAAAAAGATCAGAACCAATACATTTCTTCTGAAACCACTGCTTTACATTCATCAGAGCCCCAGCACTCCCTGATAAACTCAACTGTGGAAAACAGAGTTAATGAACTAGACCAGAGCCATCTCCACAATTACGCCCTCTCTTATACAGGCAATGATGACATCATCATGACCTCAAAAGATGTCTTTGGGCCTAATATTCGAGGTGTAGACAAAGGCTTACAGTGGCATCACCAGTGCCCAAAGTGTACCAGGGTATTCCGTCACCTGGAGAACTACGCCAACCATTTAAAGATGCACAAACTCTTTATGTGTCTACTCTGCGGCAAGACTTTCACTCAGAAAGGCAATCTTCATCGACACATGCGTGTCCATGCCGGAATTAAACCTTTCCAGTGTAAAATCTGTGGGAAAACCTTTTCTCAGAAGTGTTCCTTACAGGACCATCTTAACCTTCACAGTGGAGATAAGCCCCATAAATGTAACTATTGTGACATGGTTTTTGCACATAAGCCAGTTTTGAGGAAACACCTCAAACAGCTGCATGGCAAAAACAGCTTTGATAATGCCAATGAGAGGAGTGTGCAAGACCTCACAGTGGATTTTGACTCTTTTGCGTGTACAACAGTCACAGACTCTAACTGTCAGCCACAACCTGATGCAACACAGGTCCTGGATGCAGGTAAACTGACCCAAGCTGTCCTCAGCTTACGAAGTGACAGTACATGTGTGAATTGA